The following DNA comes from Candidatus Nitrosotalea okcheonensis.
GTCTGCAGTTGTTGCTGTGTTTTAGTTTCATTGGTTAGTGAATCTGATAATAACAGACCAGATTTAATCAATGTTAAAGACTGCGGGTTTGTGGTAATTACAGTACCAGATGCCTTTATCTCAATTGCAGCATCATCCCAGAGGTCTCCACTTCCGCTTGCAGTCCATCCGCATGTTGTAAGTCCTGCCGATGTCTTTACAGATGAGCTTGATGCACCAGTTATTGCGCTTGGCATGTTGATATTCCATTGTTGTGTGCACGTTGGAGAACCAAGTGTTACACCGCCATATATTGCTGGCAAGTCTAAAACCCAGCTGTTTGGATACTGGGTCGTAATGGATATGGTAGGACTGCTGGCAGCAGCATCATAGTTTGTTATATTGGTCGGTATCGGAGTTGTCTGGTCTACTCCGGAAAATGAATATGCGCCGACTACTACCGAGGTAGAGCCATCCATGGTAACAACAATGTTTCCAGTGCCAGACGGGTTTGTCAGGTACCAAAATCCAGTATAATCATTATGAAATGAGCGTACTGCTTTTGTTAACTGTGTTCCACCAAATGTAACAGATGTAACAAATTGGTTGTTTGCAGTCACGCCTACTACAAGCAGACGGTTGGTTCCAGTTCCGACATTAACGTTGGAAAGCGTAATCTGGTATGGTAATGAGGATACTGTACCGGATGTTGTCTTGACGCTGTTTAGTATGATAGATCCTGTCGTTGTACTACTGCTTGTAGTGGCAGACGCAGTGTTAGATGGAGAACCAGTTCCAACAGAATTGATTGCAGATACCCGGTAGGTGTAGGCAGTGTTTGGAGCAAGTCCTGTGTCAGAGTATGTTGTGGATACAGAAGCAGTATTTGCTACAACAGTAGACCATGTTATACCGCTGTCAGTAGAGCGCTCAATCTTGTATCCTGTTATTGCAGAGCCTCCGTTGTTGGAAGGTGCAGTCCAGGACAGATTAATTTGTGATGATGATATTGCACTAGCAGTGAGGTTAGTCGGGGATTGTGGTACAGAAACCGGAGCATTTTGTGTAGTGGCAGACGCAGTGTTAGATGGAGAACCAGTTCCAACAGAATTGATTGCTGATACCCGGTAGGTGTAGGCAGTACTAGCTGCAAGACCAGAGTCAGAGTATGTTGTGGATACAGAAGCGGTATTTGCTACAACAGTAGACCATGTTATACCGCTGTCAGTAGAGCGCTCAATCTTGTATCCTGTTATTGCAGAGCCTCCGTTGTTGGAAGGTGCAGTCCAGGACAGATTAATTTGTGAGGAGGAGATGGTAGTGGCAGTAAGACTGGTTGGAGATTGTGGTACAGTGAGAGTTCCAGACGAACTAGATACAGAATACACATCACCACCATATATGCTTGCAGGACTTGATGCAATTATGGAATTGTTTGAATCATATACATCGATAGTACCGGATAGTGGAAACTTGTACATGCCGACATTTAGTATTGCAGTGCCTGCACTTACAGGAGCAGTTGCAAGAACATTTCCAGCAGTACCAATTACCTTTACCATAGCAGCATTAGAAGGATTGTTGGTAATCTTGATGTTTTCATCTGTTGTAGAATAATAATTAGAATAAATCGCATGATCCATTGAACTGGATGACGAGTCTACCTGAACGAATGCATGAAGAGGAGTAGGCATATTCAGGTTCACAGTAGTGCTTGAAAAGACAACATTACCGCCGATGTAGACCTTGAGATAGTGGTTCCCATCAGTCATGACGGTGCAGTCATCAGTTTGAGGCAGGGAGTTTGCCGGTGGTGCATAAAGAGTAGTCCATGTAGAGCCAGCATCAGTTGATGATTGAACAGTCCAATAGTATCCAGTATTATCAGCATACGCCTGGCAGCCAACTATACCATTATAATTTGATCCCTCTACATACAAACCAGGATTGAACACCCCATCTGGTACCGATGTATATGGAATTGTCAAGGCTGCATGAAAAAGATGTGCGTTTGCGCCAGAAGAGGCTGCATAATAGTTAACCCACCGCCCACTGCTTGGAGCCTGTACGCCAAGATGGAGTCCTTGCGAGTCTTCATAGTAATTATATAATGTTGCAGTTCCTCCAAATGTCCATCCTGCAGTGTTTCCAGTTGTGAGCGAATCAGAGGAGACAAGACCTGATTGTATCTTGCTGATAGAATTTGTAGATGCACTGACAGTACTTGTCGGTGCTATGGTTCCAATTACGATAACCGACATTACAACCGATAATGTC
Coding sequences within:
- a CDS encoding fibronectin type III domain-containing protein, with product MVRSHNIMLTLSVVMSVIVIGTIAPTSTVSASTNSISKIQSGLVSSDSLTTGNTAGWTFGGTATLYNYYEDSQGLHLGVQAPSSGRWVNYYAASSGANAHLFHAALTIPYTSVPDGVFNPGLYVEGSNYNGIVGCQAYADNTGYYWTVQSSTDAGSTWTTLYAPPANSLPQTDDCTVMTDGNHYLKVYIGGNVVFSSTTVNLNMPTPLHAFVQVDSSSSSMDHAIYSNYYSTTDENIKITNNPSNAAMVKVIGTAGNVLATAPVSAGTAILNVGMYKFPLSGTIDVYDSNNSIIASSPASIYGGDVYSVSSSSGTLTVPQSPTSLTATTISSSQINLSWTAPSNNGGSAITGYKIERSTDSGITWSTVVANTASVSTTYSDSGLAASTAYTYRVSAINSVGTGSPSNTASATTQNAPVSVPQSPTNLTASAISSSQINLSWTAPSNNGGSAITGYKIERSTDSGITWSTVVANTASVSTTYSDTGLAPNTAYTYRVSAINSVGTGSPSNTASATTSSSTTTGSIILNSVKTTSGTVSSLPYQITLSNVNVGTGTNRLLVVGVTANNQFVTSVTFGGTQLTKAVRSFHNDYTGFWYLTNPSGTGNIVVTMDGSTSVVVGAYSFSGVDQTTPIPTNITNYDAAASSPTISITTQYPNSWVLDLPAIYGGVTLGSPTCTQQWNINMPSAITGASSSSVKTSAGLTTCGWTASGSGDLWDDAAIEIKASGTVITTNPQSLTLIKSGLLLSDSLTNETKTQQQLQTNPGYWRYGGDAQAEKAHYTFWKDTQGLHIGVQAPSNATWAGIYALSRNTQAMLYHSIITTPVQTIPANNVYYNNGIYVQTNGTSNVNYVACSSNVSSFGTVWAVFWATGNPFSATNFTRLWYDPNPNQPLTRDCTIITNGNNYLRVYVDGVKVVDRTDMNLQMPPPFNVFLEPQSSYAGQMLNGTFTDYYTLAGENVTVNNLPQNAARVDITDSSGKILATSQIVNHIARLDVGQYHFPLSGTIKVYDSGNIMIASDSSNIYGGDVYSVNH